The Geotalea uraniireducens Rf4 genome window below encodes:
- a CDS encoding Lcl C-terminal domain-containing protein produces MNKLITALSLVCLTIAAVAFAVTTGTIQLPKTGQTTSYAAGDDGALQKGAVAPSPRFADNADGTVTDNLTGLVWLKNANCTDTVGGINRADGYLTWADALTWSNNLASGACGLSDGSTAGQWRLPNSTELDSLVDIEHRGPALPAGHPFTGAQLGIYWSSSSSAGDNTYGWGIDMNTGDIDHGYPKSIGLYVWPVRAVQGNIKPDAATVKAAYDTVNDNVNYLCSADVNNDIATATAQDLSYAGGTLSVHVTPTAGTSFPVTVVYTMDNFVAGPYIVSGSQTALITSPSGWTATGSLTGTGSVISSLLSNMVNTSGTTTGTLTVNGYPYDYATGAYK; encoded by the coding sequence ATGAACAAATTGATTACCGCACTCAGCCTGGTGTGTCTGACCATTGCAGCAGTGGCTTTTGCTGTCACAACCGGTACGATCCAGCTTCCCAAAACCGGTCAGACCACCAGCTATGCCGCCGGTGACGACGGCGCCCTGCAAAAAGGAGCTGTTGCGCCATCCCCGCGCTTTGCCGACAATGCCGACGGCACGGTTACCGACAACCTGACCGGGTTGGTATGGCTGAAAAACGCCAACTGCACCGATACCGTTGGCGGCATAAACAGGGCGGATGGCTATCTCACCTGGGCTGATGCCCTGACCTGGAGCAATAACCTGGCTTCCGGAGCCTGTGGCCTTAGTGACGGCTCCACCGCCGGCCAATGGCGCTTGCCGAACAGTACCGAGTTGGACAGCCTGGTAGATATCGAACACCGCGGTCCGGCGCTGCCCGCCGGCCACCCCTTTACGGGCGCCCAGTTGGGCATATATTGGTCGTCCAGCAGTTCCGCAGGCGATAACACCTACGGTTGGGGCATAGATATGAATACTGGCGACATAGACCACGGCTATCCTAAGAGCATCGGCCTTTATGTCTGGCCCGTTCGCGCGGTACAAGGAAATATTAAACCGGATGCAGCCACGGTAAAAGCAGCCTATGACACCGTCAACGACAACGTGAATTATTTATGCAGCGCCGACGTAAACAACGATATAGCAACTGCTACCGCACAAGATCTCTCGTATGCCGGCGGGACGCTGTCGGTTCACGTTACTCCGACGGCAGGAACATCATTTCCCGTCACCGTCGTTTACACCATGGATAACTTTGTTGCGGGCCCTTATATCGTCAGCGGCAGTCAGACAGCGCTTATCACAAGCCCTTCCGGCTGGACCGCGACCGGCTCCCTGACCGGCACCGGCAGTGTCATAAGCAGCTTGCTTTCGAACATGGTAAATACCTCGGGTACGACAACCGGCACGCTGACCGTCAATGGCTATCCTTATGATTACGCAACTGGCGCTTACAAGTAA
- a CDS encoding diguanylate cyclase domain-containing protein, producing the protein MEEQKGLRFDKQTRFYLNTSGVAESSDSLRSADEVLRAADKALYRAKSKGRNQLSK; encoded by the coding sequence TTGGAAGAGCAAAAGGGTCTGCGTTTTGATAAGCAGACCCGTTTTTACCTGAATACTTCCGGGGTTGCCGAGAGCAGCGACAGCCTTAGAAGCGCCGATGAGGTACTCAGGGCGGCGGACAAGGCCCTCTACCGGGCCAAGAGCAAGGGACGAAACCAGCTGAGTAAATAA